One genomic region from Bubalus bubalis isolate 160015118507 breed Murrah chromosome 12, NDDB_SH_1, whole genome shotgun sequence encodes:
- the TMEM17 gene encoding transmembrane protein 17, whose product MELPDPVRQRLGNFSRTVFSDSNRTGPEYNEGPDNEMVSSLALQMSLYFNTYFFPLWWVSSIIMLQMKYSILPDYYKFIVVTIIILITLIEAIRLYLGYMGNLQEKVPELAGFWLLSLLLQLPLILFLLFNEGLTNLPLEKAVHIIFTIFLTFQVVSAFLTLRKMVNQLATRFHLQDFDRLSASRGDMRRMKSCIEEI is encoded by the exons ATGGAGCTGCCGGATCCAGTCCGCCAGCGGCTGGGAAATTTCAGCCGGACCGTGTTCAGCGACTCCAACCGGACCGGGCCGGAGTATAACGAGGGTCCGG ATAATGAAATGGTTTCCAGTTTGGCACTGCAGATGTCACTTTATTTTAACACTTACTTTTTCCCACTTTGGTGGGTGAGCAGCATTATAATGCTTCAGATGAAG tattCCATCTTGCCTGATTACTACAAGTTCATTGTGGTCACCATTATCATCCTAATAACTTTAATTGAAGCTATCAGGTTGTATCTGGGCTACATGGGGAACCTGCAGGAGAAG GTTCCTGAGTTGGCTGGCTTCTGGCTTTTGAGCCTTCTGTTGCAGTTgcctttaattcttttcttgctCTTCAATGAGGGCCTAACAAATCTGCCCTTGGAGAAAGCAGTACATATCATCTTCACTATATTCCTTACTTTCCAAGTTGTTTCAGCATTTCTTACCTTGAGGAAAATGGTAAATCAGCTGGCAACTCGTTTCCACCTCCAAGACTTTGACCGGCTGTCTGCGAGCCGAGGAGACATGAGAAGAATGAAGTCCTGTATAGAAGAGATTTGA